A genome region from Desulfuromonadales bacterium includes the following:
- a CDS encoding HAMP domain-containing sensor histidine kinase — RFLIVARYLKKFKEIEEVKGDFVSMLVHDMRSPLTSIRGFTDVLAEGVLGTVNQEQSSALQNIQGGCDRLLTLIEDVLDLSKLEAGKMQIYPAPLPIRALAARVCADLSALSTEKGLQVRLDIPEDSPWVLADGKQLNRVMANLLTNAFKFTPTGGTITVSTHLSASGREPSQTKYLQVSVTDTGPGIPADQQQKLFARYQQLPAARTFGKGTGLGLAICKEIVLLHGGEIWVESPLTPEGGSRFSFTLPLDE, encoded by the coding sequence GCGTTTCCTGATCGTGGCGCGCTATCTCAAGAAATTCAAGGAGATTGAAGAGGTCAAGGGCGATTTCGTCTCCATGCTGGTGCACGACATGCGCTCCCCGCTGACCAGCATCCGGGGATTTACCGACGTGCTGGCCGAAGGAGTTCTCGGCACCGTCAACCAAGAGCAGTCGTCCGCCCTGCAAAACATCCAGGGGGGCTGCGACCGACTGCTCACGCTGATCGAGGACGTACTCGACCTTTCCAAGCTCGAGGCGGGCAAGATGCAGATCTATCCGGCGCCTTTACCGATTCGAGCCCTGGCAGCCAGAGTCTGCGCCGACCTTTCGGCGCTGTCCACGGAGAAGGGCCTGCAGGTCCGCCTCGACATCCCCGAGGACAGCCCCTGGGTTCTGGCGGATGGCAAGCAGCTCAACAGGGTCATGGCCAATCTGTTGACCAACGCCTTTAAATTTACGCCAACGGGGGGGACAATCACCGTCAGCACTCACCTCTCCGCCTCCGGGCGTGAGCCGAGCCAGACAAAATACCTGCAAGTCAGCGTCACCGATACCGGCCCGGGCATCCCGGCCGACCAGCAGCAGAAGCTGTTCGCCCGCTACCAGCAGTTGCCGGCAGCCAGGACCTTCGGCAAAGGGACAGGTCTCGGCCTGGCCATCTGCAAAGAGATCGTCCTGCTGCACGGCGGCGAGATCTGGGTGGAAAGCCCCCTCACCCCCGAGGGCGGCAGCCGATTTTCCTTCACCCTGCCGTTAGACGAATAA